Proteins encoded in a region of the Paucibacter sediminis genome:
- the amaB gene encoding L-piperidine-6-carboxylate dehydrogenase, with product MNTHTTDLLNALGVPSSAYTGGTLQVRSPIDGAALGAVHEASAEDMRAAVARAHAAFLQWRNVPAPKRGELVRLFGEELRAHKADLARLVSLEAGKVTSEGEGEVQEMIDICDFAVGLSRQLHGLTIASERPGHRMMEQYLPLGVVGIISAFNFPVAVWAWNSALALVCGDTCIWKPSEKTPLTALATQALFEKAVARYAGAPAHLSQLLNGGAAVGEAMVDHPQVALISATGSTRMGRAVGPRVAARFGRCLLELGGNNAIIVTPSADLDLAVRGILFGAYGTAGQRCTTTRRVIAHSSIHDELVNRLDKARAQLKIGNPMEAGNLIGPLIDQAAFDAMQQALAAARAQGGAVSGGERALADACPQAWYAVPALVRMPAQTEIVKHETFAPILYTLKYESLEQAIALQNEVPQGLSSAIFTNDVREAEAFMSASGSDCGIANVNIGTSGAEIGGAFGGEKETGGGRESGSDAWKAYMRRTTNTVNYSRELPLAQGVKFDI from the coding sequence ATGAACACGCACACCACTGATCTTCTGAACGCCCTGGGCGTTCCCTCCTCGGCCTATACCGGCGGCACGCTGCAGGTGCGCTCGCCCATCGACGGCGCCGCCCTCGGCGCCGTGCACGAGGCCTCGGCCGAGGACATGCGCGCCGCCGTGGCGCGCGCCCATGCGGCCTTCCTGCAATGGCGCAACGTGCCGGCGCCCAAGCGCGGCGAGCTGGTGCGCCTGTTCGGCGAAGAGCTGCGCGCCCACAAGGCCGACCTGGCCCGCCTGGTCTCGCTGGAGGCCGGCAAGGTCACCAGCGAAGGCGAGGGTGAGGTGCAGGAGATGATCGACATCTGCGACTTCGCCGTCGGTCTGAGCCGCCAGTTGCATGGCCTGACCATCGCCAGCGAGCGCCCCGGCCACCGCATGATGGAGCAGTACCTGCCGCTGGGCGTGGTGGGCATCATCTCGGCCTTCAACTTCCCGGTGGCCGTGTGGGCCTGGAACTCGGCCCTGGCCCTGGTCTGCGGCGATACCTGCATCTGGAAGCCGTCCGAAAAGACGCCGCTGACGGCACTTGCCACACAGGCCCTTTTCGAGAAGGCCGTGGCGCGCTATGCAGGCGCGCCTGCGCACCTCTCGCAGCTGCTGAATGGCGGCGCGGCGGTGGGCGAGGCGATGGTGGACCATCCGCAAGTGGCCCTGATCTCGGCCACCGGCTCGACCCGCATGGGCCGTGCCGTGGGCCCGCGCGTGGCCGCGCGCTTCGGCCGCTGCCTGCTCGAGCTGGGCGGCAACAACGCCATCATCGTGACCCCCAGCGCCGACCTCGACCTGGCGGTGCGCGGCATCCTGTTCGGTGCCTATGGCACGGCCGGCCAGCGCTGCACCACCACGCGCCGCGTGATCGCGCACAGCAGCATCCACGATGAACTGGTGAACCGCCTCGACAAGGCGCGCGCCCAGCTCAAGATCGGCAACCCGATGGAAGCCGGCAATCTGATCGGCCCGCTGATCGACCAGGCGGCCTTCGACGCGATGCAACAGGCCCTGGCCGCGGCACGCGCGCAGGGCGGAGCGGTGAGCGGTGGCGAGCGTGCGCTGGCGGATGCCTGCCCGCAAGCCTGGTATGCCGTGCCGGCCCTGGTGCGCATGCCGGCGCAGACCGAGATCGTCAAGCACGAGACCTTTGCGCCCATCCTCTACACCCTGAAGTACGAGAGCCTGGAGCAGGCCATCGCGCTGCAGAACGAGGTGCCGCAAGGCCTGTCCTCGGCCATCTTCACCAATGACGTGCGCGAGGCCGAGGCCTTCATGTCGGCCAGCGGTTCGGACTGCGGCATTGCCAACGTCAATATCGGCACCTCGGGCGCCGAGATCGGTGGCGCCTTCGGCGGTGAGAAGGAAACCGGCGGTGGCCGCGAGTCCGGCTCCGACGCCTGGAAGGCCTATATGCGCCGCACCACCAACACGGTGAACTATTCGCGCGAGCTGCCGCTGGCACAGGGCGTGAAGTTCGACATCTAA
- a CDS encoding 2-dehydropantoate 2-reductase produces MKICIVGAGAIGGWFAAHVGHRLGAEVELSALARGATLAALREHGLRMDSGGQLITVPIRASDLPADLGPQDLVVLAVKGPALAAVAPLVRALMGPETRVLVAMNGVPWWFFKGFEGPCQGLQLQSVDPGGLIAQAIPAERVIGSVVHASCSTPEPGLVRHAMGMGLIIGDPAGGRPPHITALAELLTRAGFNATVSERIQKDIWFKLWGNMTMNPISALTGATCDRILDDELVRGFVTAVMREAAAIGEHIGCAVGQTPEQRHEVTRKLGAFKTSMLQDAEAGRTLELNALVASVREIGQHCGIATPYTDAMLGLTRLMAQTRGLL; encoded by the coding sequence ATGAAGATTTGCATCGTCGGCGCGGGCGCCATCGGGGGCTGGTTCGCGGCCCATGTCGGACACCGGCTGGGCGCGGAGGTGGAGCTCAGCGCGCTGGCGCGCGGCGCCACCCTGGCGGCCCTGCGCGAGCATGGCCTGCGCATGGACAGCGGTGGCCAGCTCATCACGGTGCCGATACGCGCCAGCGATCTGCCCGCCGACCTGGGCCCGCAGGACCTCGTCGTGCTGGCCGTGAAGGGCCCGGCGCTGGCCGCCGTGGCGCCGCTGGTGCGTGCCCTGATGGGCCCCGAGACGCGCGTGCTGGTGGCGATGAACGGCGTGCCCTGGTGGTTCTTCAAGGGCTTCGAGGGCCCTTGCCAGGGGCTGCAGCTGCAGTCGGTGGACCCGGGCGGCCTGATCGCCCAGGCGATTCCGGCCGAGCGCGTGATCGGCAGCGTGGTGCACGCCAGCTGCTCGACGCCCGAGCCCGGCCTGGTCAGGCATGCGATGGGCATGGGCCTGATCATCGGCGACCCGGCCGGCGGCCGCCCGCCGCATATCACCGCGCTGGCCGAGCTGCTGACGCGGGCCGGTTTCAACGCCACGGTCTCCGAGCGCATCCAGAAGGACATCTGGTTCAAGCTCTGGGGCAATATGACCATGAACCCGATCTCGGCGCTGACCGGGGCCACCTGCGATCGCATCCTGGATGACGAGCTGGTGCGCGGTTTCGTCACCGCGGTGATGCGCGAGGCTGCCGCGATTGGCGAGCACATCGGCTGCGCGGTGGGCCAGACGCCCGAGCAGCGCCACGAGGTGACGCGCAAGCTGGGGGCCTTCAAGACCTCGATGCTGCAGGACGCCGAGGCCGGCCGCACGCTGGAGCTCAATGCCCTGGTGGCCTCGGTGCGCGAGATCGGCCAGCATTGCGGCATCGCCACGCCCTATACCGATGCGATGCTGGGCCTGACGCGCCTGATGGCGCAGACGCGCGGGCTGCTGTAG
- a CDS encoding M24 family metallopeptidase encodes MTLGVGGKSAEEALMGLGNMMAGAQPIALEEYRGRVARAQARMRELGWSAIYVHAGTNLRYFTGTIWYPSERLVGAVIPAEGEPQYLAPAFEEGTLREYMQVPGALHLWHEHESPYALLVQVLQGLGVAGGAKVGLSEDCPFFVVDGLQQQASGHQWLNAKPVTAHGRMRKSAHELALMQRAHDMTMAVHRAAASMLRPGISTVEVEAFIAQAHKRVGASGSYFCIVLFGGASAFPHGVKEPQILQDGDMVLIDTGCLVHGYMSDITRSYVFGAPSARQREIWNLEQAAQAAAFAAAQLGTPCCEVDRAARRVLQAAGLGPGYALPGLPHRTGHGCGLDIHEWPYLVDNDQTLLEPGMCFSNEPMIVCPGEFGVRHEDHVYMTAEGPRWFSQPAHSVDDPFGLAQA; translated from the coding sequence ATGACCCTGGGTGTGGGCGGCAAGAGCGCCGAAGAGGCCCTGATGGGCCTGGGCAACATGATGGCCGGCGCGCAGCCCATCGCCCTGGAGGAATACCGCGGGCGCGTGGCCAGGGCGCAGGCGCGCATGCGCGAGCTCGGCTGGTCGGCCATCTATGTGCATGCCGGCACCAATCTGCGCTACTTCACGGGCACCATCTGGTACCCCAGCGAGCGCCTGGTGGGCGCCGTCATCCCGGCCGAGGGCGAGCCGCAGTACCTGGCGCCGGCCTTCGAGGAGGGCACGCTGCGCGAATACATGCAGGTGCCGGGCGCGCTGCATCTGTGGCACGAGCACGAGAGCCCCTATGCGCTGCTGGTCCAGGTGTTGCAGGGCCTGGGCGTGGCGGGCGGCGCCAAGGTCGGCCTGAGCGAGGACTGCCCCTTCTTCGTGGTGGACGGCCTGCAGCAACAGGCTTCGGGCCACCAGTGGCTGAACGCCAAGCCGGTGACGGCGCATGGCCGCATGCGCAAGTCCGCCCATGAGCTGGCGCTGATGCAGCGCGCGCATGACATGACGATGGCGGTGCACCGCGCGGCCGCCAGCATGCTGCGCCCCGGCATCAGCACCGTGGAGGTGGAGGCCTTCATCGCCCAGGCGCACAAGCGCGTCGGCGCGAGCGGCTCCTACTTCTGCATCGTGTTGTTCGGCGGTGCCAGCGCCTTCCCGCATGGCGTGAAGGAGCCGCAGATCCTGCAGGACGGCGACATGGTGCTGATCGACACCGGCTGCCTGGTGCATGGCTATATGTCCGACATCACGCGCAGCTATGTGTTCGGCGCGCCGAGCGCACGCCAGCGCGAGATCTGGAATCTGGAGCAGGCGGCGCAGGCGGCGGCCTTCGCGGCGGCACAGCTGGGCACGCCCTGCTGCGAGGTGGACCGCGCCGCGCGCCGCGTGCTGCAGGCCGCCGGCCTGGGGCCTGGCTATGCGCTACCCGGCCTGCCGCACCGCACCGGCCACGGCTGCGGCCTGGACATCCACGAGTGGCCCTATCTGGTGGACAACGACCAGACGCTGCTGGAGCCCGGCATGTGCTTCAGCAACGAACCGATGATCGTCTGCCCGGGCGAGTTCGGCGTGCGCCATGAGGACCATGTCTATATGACGGCCGAGGGCCCGCGCTGGTTCAGCCAGCCGGCCCATTCGGTCGACGATCCCTTCGGCCTGGCTCAGGCGTAA
- a CDS encoding LytR/AlgR family response regulator transcription factor, giving the protein MRLLIVDDEPPALAKLRHLLQRDAGISWLGEAGDAAQALRMLAEQPVDAVLLDIQMPGQSGLELALQLPPGVVCAFSTAYDEYAVQAFELNAVDYLLKPYTPERLAECLRRLRARLGQRQQARGSLLSALQQLQPVAAHWLVENRRGALVKLPMSELQWVAAADNYIELHAPPECFLERRSLADFLAHPAAQGLFVRVHRSHAVNAAHIRAIAPLPHGEAQLTLSCGAQLRVSRSYRSQLAPAG; this is encoded by the coding sequence ATGAGGTTGCTGATCGTCGACGACGAACCGCCGGCGCTGGCCAAGCTGCGCCACCTGCTGCAGCGCGATGCCGGCATCAGCTGGCTGGGCGAGGCCGGCGATGCCGCGCAGGCGCTGCGGATGCTGGCCGAGCAGCCGGTGGACGCGGTGTTGCTGGACATCCAGATGCCCGGCCAGAGCGGGCTGGAGCTGGCCCTGCAGCTGCCGCCCGGCGTGGTCTGCGCCTTCTCCACCGCCTATGACGAATACGCCGTGCAGGCCTTCGAGCTCAACGCGGTGGACTATCTGCTCAAGCCCTACACGCCCGAGCGGCTGGCGGAATGCCTGCGCCGCCTGCGCGCGCGCCTGGGTCAGCGCCAGCAGGCGCGCGGCTCGCTCTTGAGCGCCCTGCAGCAGCTGCAACCGGTGGCCGCGCATTGGCTGGTGGAGAACCGGCGCGGCGCCCTGGTGAAGCTGCCGATGAGCGAGCTGCAATGGGTGGCGGCGGCCGACAACTACATCGAGCTGCACGCGCCGCCCGAGTGCTTTCTGGAGCGCCGCAGCCTCGCCGACTTCCTCGCCCACCCGGCCGCCCAGGGCTTGTTCGTGCGCGTGCACCGCAGCCATGCGGTGAACGCCGCCCACATCAGGGCGATCGCCCCGCTGCCGCATGGCGAGGCGCAGCTGACGCTCAGCTGCGGCGCACAGCTGCGCGTCTCGCGCAGCTACCGCAGCCAGCTCGCCCCAGCCGGCTAG
- a CDS encoding saccharopine dehydrogenase family protein yields MKIALLGAGHIGETIARLLHGSGHYDVTVFDKNAASLQPLAAEGIKVQTIENVGPGSAALVRGFAAIVNALPYQLAIPAAHMALEAGCHYFDLTEDVAATKEIMRIAEGAKTAFMPQCGLAPGFIGIVAAHLAKSFDSLNDVKMRVGALPAFPTNALKYNLTWSVDGLINEYCHPCECIHDGEKIDALPLEGLEHFSLDGTEYEAFNTSGGLGTLCETLEGKVKNLDYKTVRYPGHRDLMQFLLGDLMLKNDQELLKDIMRKSMPATMQDVVLVFVTVSGMKNGRLVQEVFARKIFAERDGARPLSAIQITTAAGMCAAVDLFRQGKLPQSGFVAQEQVSLPEFLANEFGKAYQQSRQVESIG; encoded by the coding sequence ATGAAGATCGCATTGCTGGGCGCAGGCCATATCGGTGAAACCATCGCACGTCTGCTGCATGGCTCGGGTCACTACGACGTCACGGTGTTCGACAAGAACGCCGCCTCGCTGCAGCCGCTGGCGGCCGAGGGCATCAAGGTGCAGACGATCGAGAACGTGGGCCCCGGCTCGGCGGCGCTGGTGCGCGGCTTTGCCGCCATCGTGAATGCACTGCCCTACCAACTCGCGATTCCCGCCGCCCATATGGCGCTGGAGGCCGGCTGCCATTACTTCGACCTCACCGAGGACGTGGCCGCCACCAAGGAGATCATGCGCATTGCCGAGGGCGCCAAGACCGCCTTCATGCCGCAATGCGGTCTGGCGCCCGGCTTCATCGGCATCGTCGCCGCCCACCTGGCGAAGAGCTTCGACAGCCTCAACGACGTGAAGATGCGCGTCGGCGCGCTGCCCGCCTTCCCCACCAATGCGCTCAAGTACAACCTGACCTGGAGCGTGGACGGCCTCATCAACGAGTACTGCCACCCCTGCGAATGCATCCACGACGGCGAGAAGATCGACGCGCTGCCGCTGGAAGGCCTGGAGCATTTCTCGCTGGACGGCACCGAGTACGAGGCTTTCAACACCTCGGGCGGCCTGGGCACCCTGTGCGAAACCCTGGAAGGCAAGGTCAAGAACCTCGACTACAAGACGGTGCGCTACCCCGGCCACCGCGACCTGATGCAGTTCCTGCTGGGCGACCTGATGCTCAAGAACGACCAGGAGCTGCTCAAGGACATCATGCGCAAGAGCATGCCCGCCACCATGCAGGACGTGGTGCTGGTGTTCGTGACCGTCTCGGGCATGAAGAACGGCCGCCTGGTGCAGGAGGTGTTCGCCCGCAAGATCTTTGCCGAACGCGACGGCGCCCGCCCGCTCTCGGCCATCCAGATCACCACCGCCGCCGGCATGTGCGCCGCGGTCGATCTGTTCCGCCAGGGCAAGCTGCCGCAGTCCGGCTTCGTGGCGCAGGAGCAGGTCTCGCTGCCCGAGTTCCTGGCCAACGAGTTCGGCAAGGCCTATCAGCAATCGCGCCAGGTCGAGTCCATCGGTTGA
- a CDS encoding sensor histidine kinase produces MASSSTDTRRLWGLYAGLVLAIGLLLSVAELQHYLARGGSHPWEPFLWELSSVLCGGLLGVAVYRWHVAGLALHSRWRQLGRHLLGAAAYILAHVSGMFAIRFGVYALMQVDYYTDSPIQVLAYEAGKDLVSYGFAVAICHGLYLSLQAQRLRGELAEARLARLAEQVQPHFLFNSLNLISATMYEDVAKADRLLCQLSDLLRQTLKAQQAGWHSLDEELRLVQPFLDLMQARFGGRLRVRVEASAAARACQLPALLLISPVENAVKHDVAASSAEVELLVAAQLQGQLLLIRVENSGIAPQRTEREGAFGLANLRERVLASFGSGAEVLLAPRAGGGAVLSLSLPLTGRLA; encoded by the coding sequence ATGGCTTCTTCGTCCACCGACACGCGCCGCCTCTGGGGCCTCTACGCCGGCCTGGTGCTGGCCATCGGCCTGCTGCTCAGCGTGGCCGAGCTGCAGCATTACCTGGCGCGCGGCGGCAGCCACCCCTGGGAGCCCTTTCTCTGGGAGCTGAGCTCGGTGCTCTGCGGCGGCTTGCTGGGGGTGGCCGTCTACCGCTGGCATGTGGCCGGCCTGGCGCTGCATTCGCGCTGGCGGCAGCTGGGGCGTCACTTGCTGGGGGCCGCGGCCTACATCCTGGCCCATGTGTCCGGCATGTTCGCGATCCGCTTCGGGGTCTACGCCTTGATGCAAGTGGACTACTACACCGACAGCCCGATCCAGGTGCTGGCCTACGAGGCCGGCAAGGACCTGGTGTCCTATGGCTTCGCCGTCGCCATCTGCCATGGCCTTTACCTCAGCCTGCAGGCGCAGCGCCTGCGCGGCGAACTGGCCGAGGCGCGGCTGGCGCGCCTGGCCGAGCAGGTGCAGCCGCACTTCCTCTTCAACAGCCTGAACCTGATCTCGGCCACCATGTACGAGGACGTCGCCAAGGCCGACCGCCTGCTGTGCCAGCTCAGCGATCTGCTGCGCCAGACCCTCAAGGCCCAGCAGGCCGGCTGGCACAGCCTGGACGAGGAGCTGCGCCTGGTGCAGCCCTTTCTGGATCTGATGCAGGCACGCTTTGGCGGCCGGCTGCGCGTGCGCGTCGAGGCCAGCGCGGCGGCGCGCGCCTGCCAGCTGCCGGCCCTGCTGCTGATCTCGCCGGTGGAGAACGCCGTCAAGCACGATGTGGCGGCCAGTTCGGCCGAGGTCGAGTTGCTGGTGGCCGCGCAGCTGCAGGGTCAGCTCTTGCTGATACGGGTGGAGAACAGCGGCATCGCTCCGCAGCGCACCGAACGCGAGGGCGCCTTCGGCCTGGCCAATCTGCGTGAACGCGTGCTGGCCAGCTTCGGCAGCGGCGCCGAGGTGCTGCTGGCGCCGCGCGCCGGCGGCGGGGCGGTGCTGAGCCTCAGCCTGCCACTGACGGGGCGGCTCGCATGA
- a CDS encoding acyltransferase family protein gives MNSHPLPQGRQYFLDWLRILAFALLVPYHVGMYYVSWGWHVKSATLYPGLEPFMMLSSPWRLGLLFLIAGAASQGLLQRGPGFVRSRSKRLLWPLLFGMLVIVPPQAYFEVVTKVQHGGSYGDFMRLYLQAYQGFCDKDGCLTLPTWNHLWFLPYLWVYSLLGYALLKTWPRLSAAAGAWMSGPGGGWRLLGLLALPLMAARSLVGLFPSTHNLSWDWYNHVQYGWLFLLGLLAARSELWELARRHRNLALGLAAASWTLVQLYFQHYQDLAPPDALRWAQRGLYGAMQWWCLVAICGLAKQHLDFDHRWRAALNSAIFCVYILHQTLIVLLSRALLPLQLPAAVEGPLLIALTLGSSLLGYLALRRVPVLNLLMGVPGGKTPSQQRPGRASTMAPSSAPMSSR, from the coding sequence ATGAACAGCCACCCCCTGCCCCAAGGCCGCCAGTACTTCCTCGACTGGCTGCGCATCCTCGCCTTCGCCCTGCTGGTGCCCTATCACGTGGGCATGTACTACGTCAGCTGGGGCTGGCATGTGAAGAGCGCCACCCTCTATCCCGGCCTGGAGCCCTTCATGATGCTGAGCTCGCCCTGGCGCCTGGGCCTGCTGTTCCTGATCGCCGGCGCGGCCAGCCAGGGCCTGCTGCAGCGCGGGCCGGGCTTTGTGCGCTCGCGCAGCAAGCGCCTGCTCTGGCCGCTGCTGTTCGGCATGCTGGTGATCGTGCCGCCACAGGCCTATTTCGAGGTCGTCACCAAGGTCCAGCACGGTGGCAGCTACGGCGACTTCATGCGCCTCTATCTGCAGGCCTATCAAGGCTTCTGCGATAAGGACGGCTGCCTGACCCTGCCGACCTGGAACCATCTCTGGTTCCTGCCCTATCTGTGGGTCTACAGCCTGCTGGGCTATGCCCTGCTCAAGACCTGGCCCCGCCTCAGCGCCGCCGCTGGCGCCTGGATGTCCGGGCCCGGCGGTGGCTGGCGCCTGCTGGGCCTGCTGGCGCTGCCGCTGATGGCGGCGCGCAGCCTGGTGGGCCTGTTCCCGTCCACGCACAACCTCAGCTGGGATTGGTACAACCATGTGCAGTACGGCTGGCTGTTCCTGCTGGGCCTGCTGGCGGCGCGCAGCGAGCTCTGGGAGCTGGCACGCCGCCACCGCAACCTGGCCCTGGGCCTGGCCGCCGCGTCCTGGACGCTGGTGCAGCTCTACTTCCAGCACTATCAAGACCTGGCCCCGCCCGACGCGCTGCGCTGGGCCCAGCGCGGCCTCTATGGCGCCATGCAATGGTGGTGCCTGGTGGCGATCTGCGGCCTTGCCAAGCAGCATCTGGACTTCGACCACCGCTGGCGCGCCGCGCTCAACAGCGCCATCTTCTGCGTCTACATCCTGCACCAGACCCTGATCGTGCTGCTGAGCCGCGCCCTGCTGCCGCTGCAGCTGCCGGCCGCCGTGGAAGGGCCGCTGCTGATCGCGCTGACCCTGGGCTCAAGCCTGCTGGGCTATCTGGCGCTGCGGCGCGTGCCGGTGCTGAATCTGCTGATGGGCGTGCCGGGCGGCAAGACCCCGAGCCAGCAGCGGCCGGGCCGGGCAAGCACAATGGCGCCATCCTCCGCACCGATGAGCAGCCGATGA
- a CDS encoding Lrp/AsnC family transcriptional regulator, producing MSTPKDQVDRQLIALLQANARESTANLARKLGVARTTVVARLARLEAEAVIVGYTARLGSEAMDRGVQAYVGISLSPKAQREVIKKLSRLPELRQLASVSGEFDYMALLRAETTMRLDALLDEIGEMEGVIKTTTSVVLALRVDRSA from the coding sequence ATGAGCACCCCCAAGGACCAGGTCGACCGCCAGCTGATCGCCCTGCTGCAGGCGAACGCGCGCGAAAGCACGGCCAACCTCGCACGCAAACTGGGCGTGGCGCGCACCACCGTGGTGGCCAGGCTGGCCCGCCTGGAGGCGGAGGCGGTGATCGTGGGCTACACGGCGCGCCTGGGCAGCGAGGCCATGGACCGCGGCGTGCAGGCCTATGTGGGCATCAGCCTCAGCCCCAAGGCGCAGCGCGAGGTGATCAAGAAGCTCTCGCGCCTGCCCGAGCTGCGCCAGCTCGCCTCGGTGAGCGGCGAGTTCGATTACATGGCGCTGCTGCGCGCCGAGACCACCATGCGGCTGGATGCGCTGCTGGACGAGATTGGCGAGATGGAGGGGGTGATCAAGACCACCACCTCGGTGGTGCTGGCGCTGCGCGTCGACCGTTCGGCCTGA
- a CDS encoding NnrU family protein, with product MAYLILGLLLFLGVHSLRIVAEDWRNSTRARLGEQPYKGLYSLVSIAGFALLIWGYGQARLAPQPLWATPKGMAHLAALLTLIAFVLLAAAYVPRNHLKARLRHPMVLGIKTWALAHLLANNTLADVLLFGSFLIWAALSFRAARQRDRANPPAPIQATAAGTLLTLAIGIAAWAGFAFWAHGAWIGVRPFG from the coding sequence ATGGCTTATCTGATTCTCGGACTGCTGCTGTTCCTGGGCGTGCACTCGCTGCGCATCGTGGCCGAAGACTGGCGCAACAGCACGCGCGCGCGCCTCGGCGAGCAACCTTACAAGGGCCTCTACAGCCTGGTCTCGATCGCCGGCTTCGCGCTGCTGATCTGGGGCTATGGCCAGGCCCGCCTCGCGCCGCAGCCGCTGTGGGCCACGCCCAAGGGCATGGCGCATCTGGCCGCCCTCCTGACCCTGATCGCCTTCGTGCTGCTGGCGGCCGCCTATGTGCCGCGCAACCATCTGAAGGCGCGGCTGCGCCACCCCATGGTGCTGGGCATCAAGACCTGGGCGCTGGCGCATCTGCTGGCCAACAACACCCTGGCCGATGTGCTGCTGTTCGGCAGCTTCCTGATCTGGGCCGCCTTGAGCTTCCGCGCCGCGCGTCAGCGCGATCGCGCCAATCCGCCCGCCCCCATCCAGGCCACCGCCGCCGGCACGCTGCTGACGCTGGCGATCGGCATCGCCGCCTGGGCCGGCTTCGCCTTCTGGGCGCATGGCGCGTGGATTGGCGTGCGCCCCTTCGGCTGA
- a CDS encoding VOC family protein, whose amino-acid sequence MKYLHTMVRVADLDQSLAFYRDALGLEEVRRSEHAAGRFTLVYLAAPGDHDAQVELTYNWDSEDYGGARNFGHIAYAVDDIYASCRRLMEHGVTIVRPPRDGRMAFVRSPDNISIELLQAGPALAPAEPWTGMPNIGGW is encoded by the coding sequence ATGAAATACCTTCACACCATGGTCCGCGTGGCCGATCTGGACCAGAGCCTGGCCTTCTACCGCGACGCCCTGGGCCTTGAAGAGGTGCGCCGCAGCGAGCATGCCGCCGGCCGCTTCACCCTGGTCTACCTGGCCGCCCCGGGCGACCACGATGCACAGGTCGAGCTGACCTACAACTGGGACAGCGAAGACTATGGCGGCGCACGCAACTTCGGCCATATCGCCTATGCGGTGGACGACATCTACGCGAGCTGCCGGCGCCTGATGGAGCATGGCGTGACCATCGTGCGGCCGCCGCGCGATGGCCGCATGGCTTTTGTGCGCTCGCCCGACAACATCTCGATCGAGCTGCTGCAGGCCGGCCCCGCGCTGGCGCCGGCCGAGCCCTGGACCGGCATGCCCAATATCGGCGGCTGGTGA